One region of Thermus filiformis genomic DNA includes:
- a CDS encoding type II secretion system F family protein, which produces MPVYQYKARDRQGRLVEATIEAEDLRTAARTLRERGFFVAEIKEPGRGLQAEVRIPGLERGPGLKDLAIFSRQLATMLSAGLTLLQSLSILERQTENKKFREIIRKIRLDVEGGSSFSEAIAKHPLFSRLYVNLVRAGETSGGMDQVLDRIATFLEKELELRGKIRSAMTYPIIVFVFAVGVAYFLLTGIVPQFAQILTDLGSELPLLTRFLIALSEFLRKSTLFLLLIAVVLFFAYRQYYRTEGGRRVIDRVKLRLPVFGNLNRKTAIARFSRTLALLLGSGVNILEALEIVKGTAGNKVVEEILEETRLRVQGGDPLNLTLAKHPFVFPPMVSSMVAIGEETGALEALLTKIADFYEREVDEAVASLTAAIEPLMIIFLGAIVGMIVAGMFLPLFKIIGTLSAQ; this is translated from the coding sequence ATGCCCGTGTACCAGTATAAGGCCCGGGACCGGCAGGGGCGGCTGGTGGAGGCCACCATAGAGGCGGAGGACCTGCGCACCGCCGCCCGTACCTTGCGGGAGCGGGGCTTCTTCGTGGCGGAGATCAAGGAGCCGGGCCGGGGGCTTCAGGCCGAGGTCCGCATTCCCGGCCTGGAGCGGGGGCCGGGCCTCAAGGACCTGGCCATCTTCTCTCGGCAGCTGGCTACCATGCTCTCTGCCGGCCTCACCCTTCTCCAGTCCTTGTCCATTTTGGAGCGGCAGACGGAGAACAAGAAGTTCCGCGAGATCATCCGCAAGATCCGGCTGGACGTGGAGGGGGGCTCGAGCTTCTCCGAGGCCATCGCCAAGCACCCCCTCTTCTCCCGCCTCTACGTGAACCTGGTGCGGGCGGGCGAGACCTCGGGGGGGATGGACCAGGTCCTGGACCGGATTGCCACCTTCCTGGAGAAGGAGTTGGAGCTTAGGGGCAAGATCCGGAGCGCCATGACCTACCCCATCATCGTCTTCGTCTTCGCGGTGGGCGTGGCCTACTTCCTCCTCACGGGGATCGTCCCCCAGTTCGCCCAGATCCTCACCGATTTGGGCTCGGAGCTTCCTCTTCTCACCCGGTTCCTGATCGCCCTCTCCGAGTTCCTGCGCAAGAGCACCCTCTTCCTCCTTCTCATCGCCGTAGTCCTCTTCTTCGCCTACCGCCAGTACTACCGGACGGAAGGGGGGCGGCGGGTGATTGACCGGGTCAAGCTCCGCCTGCCCGTCTTCGGCAACCTGAACCGGAAGACGGCCATCGCCCGCTTCTCCCGCACCCTGGCCCTCCTTCTGGGCAGCGGGGTGAACATTCTCGAGGCCCTGGAGATCGTCAAGGGCACGGCGGGGAACAAGGTGGTGGAGGAGATCCTGGAGGAGACCCGGCTCCGGGTCCAGGGGGGCGACCCCTTGAACCTGACCCTGGCCAAGCACCCCTTCGTCTTCCCCCCCATGGTCTCCAGCATGGTGGCCATCGGCGAGGAGACCGGGGCCCTCGAGGCCCTCCTCACCAAGATCGCCGACTTCTACGAGCGGGAGGTGGACGAGGCGGTGGCCAGCCTCACCGCGGCCATAGAGCCCCTGATGATCATCTTCCTGGGCGCCATCGTGGGGATGATCGTGGCCGGGATGTTCCTCCCCCTCTTCAAGATCATCGGGACCCTGTCCGCCCAATGA
- a CDS encoding EVE domain-containing protein, which yields MAYWLLKSEPAEYGIEDLKREGRALWDGVRNYQARNHLLRMEVGDLCFFYHSSTEPPGVAGLCRVVRTRLPDPSQFDPQSPYFDPKSRPEAPRWWTVEVEYLEDFPLIPLSRLRQVFPPDHPLVRRGNRLSVMPVPEEVARALLALIGRTGSR from the coding sequence GTGGCCTACTGGCTTCTAAAGTCCGAGCCCGCCGAGTACGGCATTGAGGACCTCAAGCGGGAGGGCCGGGCCCTGTGGGACGGGGTGCGGAACTACCAGGCCCGGAACCACCTTCTCCGGATGGAGGTAGGGGACCTCTGCTTCTTTTACCACTCGAGCACCGAGCCCCCGGGGGTGGCGGGGCTTTGCCGGGTGGTGCGGACCCGCCTCCCAGACCCCAGCCAGTTTGACCCCCAAAGCCCCTACTTTGACCCCAAAAGCCGCCCGGAGGCCCCCCGGTGGTGGACGGTGGAGGTGGAGTACCTGGAGGACTTCCCCCTCATCCCCCTAAGCCGCCTGCGCCAGGTCTTCCCCCCGGACCACCCCCTGGTGCGAAGGGGGAACCGGCTCAGCGTGATGCCGGTCCCCGAGGAGGTGGCCCGGGCCCTCCTGGCGCTCATTGGGCGGACAGGGTCCCGATGA
- a CDS encoding PIG-L deacetylase family protein, with translation MRRIRPWQWLLLFLLAYVALTEAVRLWAGLVWAERVALLVGGVAVWAFINGRFVFAFYHAFLTSLRVKDLPLWAPKAEHLLVLAPHPDDEVLAAGGQIHEVLRRGGRVSVVYLTSGDGFDLAAASPLSPKALRHLALRRMVEARQGAEALGLSRKDLYFLGFPDQGLYELFTTHYLVPYESPYTRLFRVVYPGCYRLGAPYTGRALEALLEELLARLRPDRILLPSPLDAHRDHQATAHFGMRAAAELGMEGRLTYYLVHGGYQYPLPKGLHPRLPLYPPPRGRGLAWVRVELSPEAVAAKERAIRAHRSQMRLLGRFLLAFVRRNELYSTLPVPARESLLEETLT, from the coding sequence GTGCGGCGGATCCGCCCCTGGCAGTGGCTTTTGCTCTTCCTCCTGGCCTACGTGGCCCTGACGGAGGCGGTCCGGCTTTGGGCCGGTCTGGTCTGGGCCGAGCGGGTGGCCCTCCTGGTGGGGGGGGTCGCGGTCTGGGCCTTCATCAACGGCCGCTTCGTCTTCGCCTTTTACCACGCCTTCCTGACCTCCTTGCGGGTCAAGGACCTTCCCCTCTGGGCGCCTAAGGCCGAGCACCTCCTCGTCCTCGCCCCCCACCCGGACGACGAGGTCCTGGCGGCGGGGGGGCAGATCCACGAGGTCCTGCGCCGGGGCGGGCGGGTGAGCGTGGTCTACCTCACCTCGGGGGACGGGTTTGACCTGGCCGCGGCCTCCCCCTTAAGCCCTAAGGCCCTGCGGCACCTGGCCCTGAGGCGGATGGTGGAGGCCCGGCAGGGGGCGGAGGCCCTGGGGCTTTCCCGGAAGGACCTCTACTTCCTGGGCTTTCCCGACCAGGGGCTTTACGAGCTCTTCACCACCCATTACCTGGTGCCTTACGAAAGCCCCTACACCCGCCTCTTTCGGGTGGTCTACCCGGGGTGCTACCGCCTGGGGGCCCCCTACACGGGCCGGGCCCTCGAGGCCCTCCTGGAGGAGCTTTTGGCCCGGCTGCGGCCGGACCGGATCCTCCTGCCGAGCCCCCTGGACGCCCACCGGGACCACCAGGCCACCGCCCACTTCGGCATGCGGGCGGCGGCGGAGCTGGGGATGGAGGGCCGGCTCACCTACTACCTGGTCCACGGGGGGTACCAGTACCCCCTCCCCAAGGGCCTTCACCCCCGGCTTCCCCTCTACCCGCCCCCCCGGGGCCGGGGGCTGGCCTGGGTCCGGGTGGAGCTCTCCCCGGAGGCGGTGGCGGCCAAGGAGCGGGCCATCCGGGCCCACCGCTCCCAGATGCGCCTTCTGGGCCGGTTCCTCCTGGCCTTCGTGCGGAGGAACGAGCTCTATTCCACCCTGCCCGTCCCGGCCCGGGAAAGCCTTTTGGAGGAGACCCTCACCTGA
- a CDS encoding L-threonylcarbamoyladenylate synthase, producing the protein MDRVYQAVQTLKKGGVVAFPTDTVWGVLTLVENEEGVRRIRAMKGRDEAKPLQVLVADLEVALSLSEPGPWREKLLRLAEAFWPGGLTLVVPGRDIPGYISQDGSVGLRMPDHEVLREVLRGVGGYAAATSLNKSGEPPVKSEEEARAFPVDYVFPGEALGLASSVVDLRTGEVLREGAIPKEALLPYL; encoded by the coding sequence ATGGATAGAGTATACCAGGCCGTCCAGACGCTGAAGAAGGGAGGGGTGGTGGCCTTCCCCACCGACACCGTCTGGGGGGTGCTCACCCTGGTGGAAAACGAGGAGGGGGTGCGGCGGATCCGGGCCATGAAGGGCCGGGACGAGGCCAAGCCCCTCCAGGTCCTGGTGGCCGACCTTGAGGTCGCCCTCTCCCTCTCGGAGCCCGGCCCCTGGAGGGAAAAGCTCCTCCGGCTGGCGGAGGCCTTCTGGCCCGGGGGGCTCACCCTGGTGGTCCCGGGGAGGGACATCCCCGGCTACATCAGCCAAGACGGCTCGGTGGGCCTGCGGATGCCCGACCACGAGGTCCTGCGGGAGGTCCTGCGGGGGGTCGGGGGGTACGCGGCGGCCACCAGCCTGAACAAGAGCGGAGAGCCCCCCGTGAAAAGCGAGGAGGAGGCCCGGGCCTTCCCGGTGGACTACGTCTTCCCCGGGGAGGCCCTGGGCCTGGCCTCGAGCGTGGTGGACCTGCGCACGGGAGAGGTCTTAAGAGAAGGGGCCATCCCCAAGGAGGCTCTCCTCCCCTACCTATGA
- a CDS encoding long-chain-fatty-acid--CoA ligase, whose protein sequence is MKPWHAHYDPGVPLEVSVPDKPLWAILEESARIYKDRVALDFLGKTLTYPQLWDLSLRFAQGLKDLGVRPGDRVAIMLPNTPQFVIAFYGALATGAVGVNVNPLYTPRELRHQLLDSGAKVLVILDQLWPRYFEVKDEVPVEKVITTGIREYLPFPLNLLYPLKARREGTWVNLPPYEKRVAFQDLLKKPQATPHPARGDDLALLQYTGGTTGVSKGAMLTHKNLLANVLQIEAWDPTSGELKGKGVMLGALPFFHVYGMTVAMNFGLHSGYKIVLLPRPEIKAIVEAIEKHQVTHFPGVPTLYVAFNRFPGIEKRNVKSIRICLSGAAPLPVEVAKEFERITGARLIEGYGLSEASPVTHSNPVQGEIRKGSIGLPLPSVDAKVVDEEGQEVPLGEVGELIVKGPNIMKGYWNRPEETQRALKDGWLYTGDMARMDQDGYFYIVDRKKDMIITGGYNIYPREVEEVLYQHPAVQEAAVVGVPDPYRGETVAAFIVLKDEYKDKVTREDIEKFCRENLAAYKVPRIIEFRESLPKSSVGKILRRELRDEMARAKKP, encoded by the coding sequence ATGAAGCCCTGGCACGCACACTACGATCCTGGTGTACCCCTCGAGGTCAGCGTCCCCGACAAGCCCCTGTGGGCCATCCTGGAGGAGAGCGCCCGCATCTACAAGGACCGGGTGGCCCTGGACTTCCTAGGCAAGACCCTAACCTACCCGCAACTCTGGGACCTCTCCCTCCGCTTCGCCCAGGGGCTGAAGGACCTGGGGGTGAGGCCGGGAGACCGGGTGGCCATCATGCTCCCCAACACCCCCCAGTTCGTCATCGCCTTCTATGGGGCCCTGGCCACTGGGGCGGTGGGGGTAAACGTCAACCCCCTCTACACCCCCCGGGAGCTCAGGCACCAGCTTTTGGACTCGGGGGCGAAGGTCCTGGTCATTTTGGACCAGCTCTGGCCCCGCTACTTTGAGGTGAAGGACGAGGTTCCGGTGGAAAAGGTGATCACCACCGGAATCCGGGAGTACCTCCCCTTCCCGCTCAACCTCCTCTATCCCCTGAAAGCCCGGCGGGAGGGGACCTGGGTCAACCTCCCCCCCTACGAGAAGCGGGTGGCCTTCCAGGACCTCCTCAAGAAGCCCCAAGCCACCCCCCACCCCGCCCGGGGGGACGACCTGGCCCTCCTCCAGTACACGGGGGGCACGACCGGGGTCTCCAAGGGGGCGATGCTCACCCACAAAAACCTCCTGGCCAACGTCCTCCAGATAGAGGCCTGGGACCCCACCTCGGGGGAGCTTAAAGGGAAGGGCGTGATGCTCGGGGCCCTACCCTTCTTCCACGTCTACGGGATGACCGTGGCCATGAACTTCGGCCTCCACTCGGGGTACAAGATCGTCCTCCTGCCCCGGCCCGAGATCAAGGCCATCGTGGAGGCGATAGAGAAGCACCAGGTCACCCACTTCCCCGGGGTGCCCACCCTGTACGTGGCCTTCAACCGCTTCCCCGGGATTGAGAAGCGGAACGTCAAGAGCATCCGCATCTGCCTCTCCGGGGCCGCGCCCTTGCCGGTGGAGGTGGCCAAGGAGTTTGAGCGGATCACCGGGGCCCGGCTCATAGAGGGGTACGGCCTCTCCGAGGCCAGCCCCGTGACCCACTCCAACCCGGTGCAGGGGGAGATCCGCAAGGGCTCCATCGGCCTGCCCCTGCCCAGCGTGGACGCCAAGGTGGTGGACGAGGAGGGCCAAGAGGTCCCCCTGGGCGAGGTGGGCGAGCTCATCGTCAAAGGCCCCAACATCATGAAAGGCTACTGGAACCGGCCCGAGGAAACCCAAAGGGCCCTCAAGGACGGCTGGCTCTACACCGGCGACATGGCCCGCATGGACCAGGACGGCTACTTCTACATCGTGGACCGCAAAAAGGACATGATCATCACCGGAGGCTACAACATCTACCCCCGCGAGGTGGAAGAGGTCCTCTACCAACATCCCGCCGTCCAGGAAGCCGCCGTCGTGGGCGTGCCCGACCCCTACCGCGGGGAGACCGTGGCCGCTTTTATCGTCCTCAAAGACGAGTACAAGGACAAGGTCACCCGGGAGGACATAGAGAAGTTCTGCCGGGAAAACCTCGCCGCCTACAAGGTCCCCCGCATCATAGAGTTCCGGGAAAGCCTGCCCAAGTCCAGCGTGGGCAAGATCCTGAGGCGGGAGCTCCGGGACGAGATGGCCAGGGCGAAAAAGCCCTAA
- a CDS encoding cysteine desulfurase family protein: protein MKPVKETKGRIYLDHAATTPLDPEVRTGMERVAEAFGNPSSVHAEGRRARQVLDEARERLAALLKARPKEVVFTSGGSEADALALIGTALARGRGHLVSTQVEHSAVLESLKLLQKLGFEVTLLPPDRFGLVYPEQVAEALRPDTILVSVMAANNEIGTLYPVEEIARLCRERGVVFHTDFVQAATELSVPEGPHLLSLSAHKFYGPKGVGALLVRGVELFPLIPGRQERGLRGGTPNPALAYGMALALEKARREDLSRILRLRQALEEGLLAVEGVELNGHPKRRLAKLVNVTVRGADGEALLMAMDLLGVAVSSGSACSAGSLEPSHVLLAIGRTREEARASLRFSLGRYTTLEEVKEAVNRFRQAVEMARL from the coding sequence GTGAAGCCGGTGAAGGAAACAAAGGGCAGGATCTATCTGGACCATGCGGCCACCACCCCCCTGGACCCCGAGGTCCGGACCGGGATGGAGAGGGTGGCGGAGGCCTTCGGGAACCCCTCCAGCGTCCACGCGGAAGGCCGCCGGGCCCGCCAGGTCCTGGACGAGGCCCGGGAGCGGCTTGCCGCCCTCCTCAAGGCCCGGCCCAAGGAGGTGGTCTTCACCTCGGGAGGAAGTGAGGCGGACGCCCTGGCCCTGATCGGCACCGCCCTGGCCCGGGGCCGGGGGCACCTGGTGAGCACCCAGGTGGAGCACTCCGCCGTCTTGGAGAGCCTGAAGCTTCTACAGAAGCTGGGGTTTGAGGTCACCCTCCTGCCTCCCGACCGCTTCGGCCTGGTCTACCCCGAGCAGGTGGCGGAGGCCCTGAGGCCGGACACCATCCTGGTGAGCGTGATGGCGGCCAACAACGAGATCGGCACCCTCTACCCTGTGGAGGAGATCGCCCGGCTCTGCCGGGAGCGGGGGGTGGTCTTCCACACCGACTTCGTCCAGGCCGCCACCGAGCTTTCCGTCCCCGAGGGGCCCCACCTCCTCTCCCTCAGCGCCCACAAGTTCTACGGGCCCAAGGGGGTGGGGGCCCTCCTGGTGCGGGGGGTGGAGCTCTTCCCCCTGATCCCGGGGCGGCAGGAGCGGGGCCTGCGGGGGGGGACGCCGAACCCGGCCCTGGCCTACGGGATGGCCCTGGCCCTGGAGAAGGCCCGGCGGGAGGACCTCTCCCGAATCCTCCGCCTCAGGCAGGCCCTGGAGGAGGGGCTGCTTGCCGTGGAAGGGGTGGAGCTGAACGGCCACCCTAAGAGGAGGCTCGCCAAGTTGGTCAACGTCACCGTCCGGGGGGCGGACGGGGAGGCCCTCCTCATGGCCATGGACCTCCTGGGGGTGGCGGTCTCCTCGGGCTCGGCCTGCAGCGCGGGGAGCCTCGAGCCCTCCCACGTCCTCCTGGCCATCGGCCGCACCCGGGAGGAGGCCAGGGCCAGCCTCCGCTTCTCCCTGGGCCGGTACACCACCCTCGAGGAGGTGAAGGAGGCGGTGAACCGGTTCCGCCAGGCGGTGGAGATGGCCCGTTTGTAA
- the scpB gene encoding SMC-Scp complex subunit ScpB, with amino-acid sequence MRAELLAVFFAAGRPLSLKELSALGPEDRVLREVQALEKELDSGALGVRLERVAGGWRLVVHHQALPAVEAVLKPSPPRLSKAALEVLALIAYHQPVTRAELEAMRGRSVEGVLEGLLERGLVEVVGEKPVLGRPKLYGTTRRFLEVFGLESLEDLPPLEEGPTLLLR; translated from the coding sequence ATGAGGGCCGAGCTTTTGGCGGTCTTCTTCGCCGCGGGGAGGCCCCTCTCCCTCAAGGAGCTCTCCGCTTTGGGCCCCGAGGACCGGGTCCTGCGGGAGGTCCAGGCCCTGGAGAAGGAGCTGGACTCGGGCGCCTTGGGCGTGCGCCTGGAACGGGTGGCGGGGGGGTGGCGGCTGGTGGTCCACCACCAGGCCCTGCCCGCGGTGGAGGCGGTGCTCAAGCCCAGCCCCCCCCGCCTCTCCAAGGCCGCTTTGGAGGTCCTGGCCCTCATCGCCTACCACCAGCCCGTGACCCGGGCCGAGCTGGAGGCCATGCGGGGCCGGAGCGTGGAGGGGGTGCTGGAGGGGCTTCTGGAGCGGGGGCTGGTGGAGGTGGTGGGGGAGAAGCCCGTGTTGGGCCGGCCCAAGCTTTACGGGACCACCCGGCGCTTCCTCGAGGTCTTCGGCCTGGAGAGCCTGGAGGACCTGCCCCCCTTGGAGGAGGGCCCTACCCTCCTCCTCAGGTGA
- a CDS encoding metal ABC transporter permease, which translates to MEALSYPFFQRALLAGVLVALVSGYLGVFVVQRRLSFLGDGLAHAAFAGVALGLFLRAEPLALALPVTLLVALGITYLKERTELSEDTAIGVLFAFSVALGAVFLSRARGYVADPFGYLFGSLLAVAPEDLWAALGLLLLGLFLLPLYGAWAYATFDRELALADRLPVVFHDYLLSAYVAVSLVVAVKVVGALLVAAFLVIPAAAARLLSRTFGQMVLWSLGLGVLAAVLGLFLSLALDLPSGATVVLVQTGLFLLAFLQTRIAR; encoded by the coding sequence ATGGAGGCCCTGAGCTACCCCTTCTTCCAGCGGGCCCTCCTGGCGGGGGTGCTGGTGGCCCTGGTCTCGGGCTACCTGGGGGTCTTCGTGGTCCAGAGGCGGCTCTCCTTCCTGGGGGACGGCCTGGCCCACGCCGCCTTCGCCGGGGTGGCCCTGGGCCTCTTCCTGCGGGCCGAGCCCCTGGCCCTGGCCCTGCCGGTGACCCTTTTGGTGGCCCTGGGCATCACCTACCTAAAGGAGCGGACGGAGCTTTCCGAGGACACGGCCATCGGGGTCCTCTTCGCCTTCTCCGTGGCCCTGGGGGCGGTCTTCCTCTCCCGGGCCCGGGGGTACGTGGCCGACCCCTTCGGCTACCTGTTCGGCTCCCTCCTGGCGGTGGCCCCGGAGGACCTCTGGGCCGCCTTGGGCCTCCTCCTTCTGGGCCTTTTCCTCCTCCCCCTCTACGGGGCCTGGGCCTACGCCACCTTTGACCGGGAGCTGGCCCTGGCGGACCGGCTCCCCGTCGTCTTCCACGACTACCTCCTCTCCGCCTACGTGGCGGTGAGCCTGGTGGTGGCGGTGAAGGTGGTGGGGGCCCTGCTGGTGGCCGCCTTTCTGGTCATCCCTGCGGCCGCGGCCCGCCTTCTTTCCCGCACCTTCGGCCAGATGGTCCTCTGGAGCCTGGGTCTGGGGGTCCTGGCGGCGGTCCTGGGCCTCTTCCTTTCCCTCGCCCTGGACCTGCCCAGCGGGGCCACGGTGGTTCTGGTCCAGACCGGCCTCTTCCTCCTGGCCTTCCTGCAAACCCGTATTGCCCGGTAG
- a CDS encoding iron chaperone: MGKAEDAFQALLAQLPEPDRALAVGLHALVQAHAPALTPRTWYGMPAYALKGRVVLFFQPASRFKTRYATLGFTHEARLDEGEIWPVAFALKALTPEVERTVLRLLQRALEGLS, from the coding sequence ATGGGAAAAGCCGAGGACGCCTTCCAGGCCCTGCTCGCCCAGCTCCCCGAGCCCGACCGCGCCCTGGCCGTGGGCCTGCACGCCCTGGTCCAGGCCCACGCCCCTGCCCTCACCCCCAGGACCTGGTACGGGATGCCCGCCTACGCCCTGAAGGGGCGGGTCGTCCTCTTTTTCCAGCCCGCGAGCCGGTTCAAGACCCGGTACGCCACCTTGGGCTTCACCCACGAGGCGCGCCTGGACGAGGGGGAGATCTGGCCCGTGGCCTTCGCCCTGAAGGCCCTCACCCCCGAGGTGGAAAGGACCGTCCTCCGCCTTCTCCAAAGGGCCCTCGAGGGCCTATCCTGA
- a CDS encoding GNAT family N-acetyltransferase, whose translation MPQIRPARKEDLSAIAHLSHATALLGEPARFFPSEALWGELFVRPYLERGCCNLVAEEEGRVLGYILGACHPFCLLPYFLLRLPPLLLRVLAFAYGPPGPYLRYLLRLLLHPGPKAPYRAYPAHLHIAVDPEAQGQGLGRRLMEAFLDCLRTRGVKGVQLSTTRKNAAARRLYRSLGFRLYAKRASPFWRPFAGRPLVHEVWVLPLNSV comes from the coding sequence ATGCCCCAGATCCGCCCCGCCCGCAAGGAGGACCTTTCGGCCATCGCCCACCTCTCCCACGCCACCGCGCTTTTGGGCGAGCCCGCCCGGTTCTTCCCCAGCGAGGCCCTCTGGGGGGAGCTCTTCGTCCGGCCCTACCTGGAGCGGGGGTGCTGCAACCTGGTGGCTGAGGAGGAGGGGCGGGTCCTGGGCTACATCCTGGGGGCCTGCCACCCCTTTTGCCTCCTCCCCTACTTCCTCCTCCGGCTCCCCCCTCTCCTCCTCCGCGTCCTCGCCTTCGCCTACGGCCCCCCGGGGCCTTACCTTCGCTACCTCCTACGCCTCCTCCTCCACCCCGGCCCTAAGGCCCCCTACCGGGCCTACCCGGCCCACCTCCACATCGCCGTGGACCCCGAAGCCCAGGGGCAAGGCCTGGGGCGGAGGCTGATGGAGGCCTTCCTGGACTGCCTGAGGACCCGGGGGGTGAAGGGGGTACAGCTTTCCACCACCCGAAAAAACGCCGCCGCCCGGAGGCTTTACCGGAGCCTGGGCTTCCGCCTCTACGCCAAACGGGCCAGCCCCTTCTGGCGCCCCTTCGCGGGCCGGCCCCTGGTGCACGAGGTCTGGGTCCTCCCCTTGAACTCGGTATAA
- a CDS encoding metal ABC transporter ATP-binding protein codes for MEVLRLQNVRVRLGEFEPLKGVSFAVPEGAFVAVVGPNGAGKSTLFKVLLGLVPYEGEVQLLGRPPREVDPHQVGYVPQIKTFDRSFPALSLELVVSGIRRAWPFRVGKEERARALEALEEVGALELASRPLGRLSGGELQRVYLARALVRRPRLLLLDEPATGIDRLGEQDLYRLLEAYQARSGATILMITHDWEAAYHHATHVLVLNREVVGFGPPERALSEECLRRAFGHLGHAHAIRMAGGEGWRP; via the coding sequence CTGAAGGGGGTTTCCTTCGCCGTCCCCGAGGGGGCCTTCGTGGCCGTGGTGGGGCCGAACGGGGCGGGGAAGAGCACCCTTTTCAAGGTCCTCCTGGGCCTCGTTCCCTACGAGGGGGAGGTCCAGCTCCTCGGGAGGCCGCCACGGGAGGTGGACCCGCACCAGGTGGGGTACGTCCCCCAGATCAAGACCTTTGACCGCAGCTTCCCCGCCCTGAGCCTCGAGCTGGTGGTCTCGGGGATCCGGCGCGCCTGGCCCTTCCGGGTGGGGAAGGAGGAGCGGGCGCGGGCCCTGGAGGCCTTGGAGGAGGTGGGGGCCTTGGAGCTGGCGAGTAGGCCCCTGGGGCGCCTTTCGGGGGGAGAGCTTCAGCGGGTCTACCTGGCCCGGGCCCTGGTCCGCAGGCCCCGCCTCCTCCTCCTGGACGAGCCCGCCACCGGGATAGACCGCCTGGGGGAGCAGGACCTGTACCGGCTCCTCGAGGCCTACCAGGCCCGGTCGGGGGCCACGATCCTGATGATCACCCACGACTGGGAGGCGGCCTACCACCACGCCACGCACGTTTTGGTCCTGAACCGGGAGGTGGTGGGCTTCGGCCCCCCGGAGCGGGCCCTCTCCGAGGAGTGCCTGCGGCGGGCCTTCGGCCACCTGGGCCACGCCCACGCCATCCGGATGGCGGGAGGAGAGGGATGGAGGCCCTGA
- a CDS encoding RrF2 family transcriptional regulator — protein MWVSTKAQYGLRALVEIGLRAPASVPLKEVAEAQGISLHYLEQIAAQLRRAGFLRSVRGARGGYRLARPPEKITALEVVEALEGNLAPVSCLEDPESCAKVGQCSTELLWKRVDLAMREVLGKTTLQDLVEERKLIEARRLVPLQAS, from the coding sequence ATGTGGGTCTCCACGAAAGCCCAGTACGGCCTCCGGGCCCTGGTGGAAATCGGGCTCAGGGCCCCCGCCTCCGTCCCCTTGAAGGAGGTGGCCGAGGCCCAGGGCATCAGCCTCCACTACCTCGAGCAGATCGCCGCCCAGCTCCGCCGGGCAGGCTTCCTCCGCTCCGTCCGAGGGGCCAGGGGAGGGTACCGGCTGGCCCGGCCTCCGGAGAAGATCACCGCCCTCGAGGTGGTGGAGGCCCTAGAGGGCAACCTGGCCCCCGTCTCCTGCCTGGAGGACCCCGAGTCCTGCGCCAAGGTGGGGCAGTGCTCCACGGAGCTCTTGTGGAAGCGGGTGGACCTGGCCATGCGGGAGGTCCTGGGCAAGACCACCCTGCAGGACCTAGTGGAGGAGAGGAAGCTCATAGAGGCCCGCCGCCTGGTACCTCTTCAGGCCTCGTGA